One part of the Dyadobacter sp. 676 genome encodes these proteins:
- a CDS encoding phosphatase has protein sequence MKFAAIDIGSNGARMQISSVLHDDGISRFKKVEYVRFPLRLGHDVFTQGRITPQSEDRMMKLMLAYQLLMELHEVDDFMACSTSAMREAANGQEVRDHIEQRTGIHIQIIDGQKEAELVNNVVVQSLGDGQYIHIDVGGGSTELNLYQDRQKIKAKSFKLGSVRLLEGKESKNAWLKIKEWINQNVDYSRPIQAVGTGGNINKLFDLSSKLTESSTSLEEIQRMRDYIDQFSLTDRINKLQLNPDRADVIVPAGDIYISAMRWAGANVIHVPDLGLKDGMLQLLYERACRKKRPETQALYLVKFTHPATTRPVRGPSPSICGYVP, from the coding sequence TTGAAATTCGCAGCCATAGATATCGGTTCCAATGGTGCCCGTATGCAAATCTCTTCCGTTTTGCATGACGACGGCATTTCACGCTTCAAGAAGGTCGAATACGTCCGGTTTCCGCTCCGGCTCGGACATGATGTTTTTACGCAGGGGCGTATTACCCCGCAAAGCGAGGACCGCATGATGAAACTCATGCTGGCTTACCAGTTACTGATGGAACTGCATGAGGTCGACGACTTTATGGCCTGTTCCACCTCCGCCATGCGCGAGGCCGCCAACGGCCAGGAAGTCCGTGACCATATCGAACAACGCACGGGTATTCATATCCAGATCATCGACGGACAGAAAGAGGCCGAACTGGTCAATAACGTGGTGGTGCAATCACTGGGCGACGGACAGTACATCCACATCGACGTCGGCGGGGGCAGTACCGAACTGAACTTGTACCAGGACAGACAGAAAATCAAGGCCAAATCATTCAAATTGGGCTCTGTGCGGCTTTTGGAAGGGAAAGAATCTAAAAACGCCTGGTTGAAGATCAAAGAATGGATCAACCAGAATGTGGATTACAGCCGCCCGATCCAGGCTGTCGGGACGGGTGGGAACATCAATAAGCTGTTCGATCTGTCTTCCAAACTAACGGAAAGTTCGACCAGCCTGGAAGAAATCCAGCGAATGCGGGACTATATCGACCAATTTTCCCTGACCGACAGGATCAATAAACTACAACTCAACCCCGACCGCGCCGATGTGATTGTACCGGCCGGCGACATTTATATCTCGGCTATGCGCTGGGCGGGCGCAAACGTTATCCACGTACCCGATCTCGGCCTGAAAGACGGTATGCTGCAACTGCTCTACGAACGTGCATGCCGCAAAAAAAGGCCTGAAACCCAGGCCTTGTATTTGGTGAAATTCACACATCCGGCAACTACCAGACCTGTTCGAGGTCCTTCGCCGAGTATTTGTGGTTACGTTCCGTAA
- a CDS encoding RNA polymerase sigma factor — MLFRRKISFNEHDFESVVAACIAGDNQAQRHLYKQFFGYSKSICLRYTSSTEEAEEVLNEGFLKVFNNLGKYDPSHPFKAWLRTIMVNTAISYYRKHRKHSEDVIALEDAPYPKFDEDVIGQITAEEILELIQQIKPVYKNVFLLYVVDGYNHREIADLLQINEATVRSHYVRARARLQHLIKQYYPHLFPSDWAVKSFRGNEN; from the coding sequence TTGCTTTTTAGAAGAAAAATATCTTTTAACGAACACGACTTTGAGTCGGTGGTAGCGGCATGTATTGCCGGGGATAACCAGGCTCAGAGGCATTTGTATAAACAGTTTTTCGGCTATTCAAAAAGCATTTGCCTGCGGTACACATCGTCGACGGAAGAAGCGGAGGAGGTTTTAAATGAAGGATTTTTAAAAGTATTTAACAATCTGGGAAAGTACGACCCCAGCCATCCCTTCAAGGCATGGTTGCGGACGATCATGGTGAATACGGCGATCAGCTATTACCGTAAACATAGGAAGCACAGCGAAGATGTGATCGCGCTCGAAGACGCCCCTTATCCCAAATTCGATGAAGATGTAATAGGTCAGATCACTGCTGAGGAAATACTGGAACTGATCCAACAGATCAAACCGGTTTATAAGAATGTATTTTTGTTATACGTGGTGGATGGCTACAATCATCGTGAGATAGCAGACCTGCTGCAAATCAACGAGGCGACGGTAAGATCGCATTATGTGCGCGCCCGGGCTCGTTTGCAGCATTTGATCAAACAATATTACCCACATCTCTTCCCAAGTGATTGGGCTGTCAAGTCATTCAGAGGCAATGAAAACTAG
- a CDS encoding Lrp/AsnC family transcriptional regulator, giving the protein MHNLDDIDAKILHLLQQDATLKTRELSEKLNLSYTPVYERVRRLEKEGIIKKYVALVDREKVGKKLMAFCNIALKEHSKVMGEKFVKAVSAMPEVMECFNISGDYDFLLKVVVDDMSQYQQFLMQKLGSLENIGSTHSLFVMGEIKNSSALEMLPSKK; this is encoded by the coding sequence ATGCATAATCTGGACGATATCGATGCCAAAATCCTGCATTTGCTGCAACAGGACGCCACTTTGAAAACACGCGAGTTGTCGGAAAAGTTGAACCTCTCCTACACGCCGGTGTACGAACGTGTGCGCAGGCTGGAAAAGGAAGGGATTATTAAGAAATATGTTGCACTGGTTGATCGCGAGAAGGTCGGCAAGAAGCTGATGGCGTTCTGCAACATTGCCCTCAAGGAGCATTCGAAGGTAATGGGCGAAAAATTTGTGAAAGCGGTTTCGGCTATGCCGGAGGTGATGGAATGCTTCAATATCTCGGGGGATTACGACTTTTTACTGAAAGTGGTGGTCGACGATATGTCGCAATACCAGCAGTTTTTAATGCAAAAGCTGGGCTCTTTGGAAAACATCGGCAGTACGCACAGCCTGTTTGTCATGGGTGAAATCAAAAATTCATCGGCCCTGGAAATGCTTCCCTCCAAAAAATAA
- a CDS encoding SGNH/GDSL hydrolase family protein: MASKIVTSIVRILFLGLLFVFLFYPDKFHIKFDYPGYPQSDSWHVRLAKFAFWFLLIIEILRIFYYGVVKSKAKGLLANIVTIVTPLIVVLILLEIIFMYVPQSHEGVLSKASQIWWEKYWHPVNSLGYHDKEIENEPGKKKVLVIGDSFAAGHGLKDVNERFSNMLEAKLGADKYTVYNLGMSGADTRDEVKRLQDFPVKPDMIILEYFPNDIEKVGREKGLTLSGAEPYADLTGPMATVVKRFYLPNFIYWQLPHTGFSTFEKFVQTAYTDTTVLNAHLRDLSGMLAYRDSTKAQMYAVFIPFLFQIDKSAGYTRPVEEYLKSNNVTVVGINDGVKRIPEKERVVGKNDGHGSAALNQLIADRLYEAIGKR, encoded by the coding sequence ATGGCATCTAAAATCGTTACCAGTATTGTCCGCATTCTGTTTCTGGGATTGCTGTTTGTTTTCCTGTTTTATCCGGACAAATTTCATATCAAGTTCGATTACCCGGGATACCCTCAAAGCGACAGCTGGCACGTCCGCCTGGCTAAATTCGCCTTCTGGTTTTTGCTGATCATCGAGATACTCCGCATTTTTTATTACGGCGTGGTCAAAAGCAAGGCAAAGGGGCTTCTTGCGAACATCGTGACGATTGTGACACCGCTGATTGTCGTGCTGATTCTCCTGGAAATCATATTCATGTACGTGCCGCAAAGCCATGAAGGCGTGCTTTCCAAAGCGTCGCAGATCTGGTGGGAGAAATATTGGCATCCGGTAAACTCGCTGGGCTATCACGACAAAGAGATTGAAAATGAGCCGGGGAAAAAGAAGGTTCTGGTAATCGGCGATTCGTTCGCGGCAGGGCATGGGTTGAAGGACGTGAACGAGCGCTTCTCGAACATGCTGGAAGCTAAACTGGGCGCCGACAAATACACCGTCTATAACCTCGGAATGTCGGGCGCTGACACCCGCGACGAGGTAAAGCGCTTGCAGGATTTCCCCGTTAAGCCGGACATGATTATCCTGGAATATTTCCCCAACGATATAGAGAAAGTTGGGCGGGAAAAAGGGCTGACACTTTCCGGTGCCGAACCTTACGCCGACCTTACCGGCCCGATGGCGACCGTCGTGAAGCGCTTTTACCTTCCCAATTTCATTTACTGGCAGTTGCCTCATACGGGATTCAGCACATTTGAAAAATTTGTGCAGACCGCCTATACCGATACGACAGTGCTCAATGCGCATTTGCGGGACCTTTCGGGAATGCTTGCTTACCGCGATAGCACCAAAGCGCAAATGTATGCGGTGTTTATCCCGTTCCTGTTTCAGATCGATAAAAGTGCGGGCTATACGAGGCCTGTTGAGGAATATCTGAAGTCGAATAATGTGACCGTGGTAGGCATCAACGACGGTGTAAAAAGGATTCCCGAAAAGGAGCGCGTTGTAGGAAAGAACGACGGTCATGGGAGTGCGGCGCTGAACCAGCTGATAGCTGACAGGCTCTACGAGGCAATAGGGAAGCGGTAA
- a CDS encoding DUF5989 family protein, with amino-acid sequence MDFLTDLFAFMKERKKWWLAPVIIVLLLIGVLIVIGGGSAVAPFIYTLF; translated from the coding sequence ATGGATTTTTTGACAGATTTATTTGCATTCATGAAGGAGCGTAAGAAATGGTGGCTTGCTCCTGTAATCATTGTATTGCTCCTGATCGGGGTATTGATCGTGATCGGTGGTGGCTCGGCTGTCGCGCCTTTTATCTACACTTTGTTCTGA
- a CDS encoding SxtJ family membrane protein, with product MSESEKVKAQLVIVTGLVVLYFIFKSQYPYFLIAAAVIGVLSLAIPVFGDLIVKLWYKIAEVLGAINGKILLSLVFFIVLFPVALIAKLTKKNPLHLKKEDSDTVFTERNHKYSAKDLEQVW from the coding sequence ATGAGTGAATCCGAAAAAGTCAAAGCGCAGCTCGTGATCGTGACCGGGCTTGTTGTTCTATACTTTATTTTCAAATCCCAATATCCCTATTTCCTGATCGCCGCCGCGGTAATCGGAGTTCTCAGTCTGGCGATTCCGGTTTTCGGCGATCTGATCGTGAAATTATGGTACAAGATCGCGGAAGTTTTGGGTGCGATAAACGGAAAGATCCTTCTTTCGTTGGTTTTCTTTATCGTTCTTTTTCCGGTTGCATTAATCGCGAAGCTCACCAAGAAAAACCCGCTGCACCTGAAAAAGGAGGATTCGGACACAGTGTTTACGGAACGTAACCACAAATACTCGGCGAAGGACCTCGAACAGGTCTGGTAG